The Candidatus Roseilinea sp. sequence GCCAAGCGGGATGCCGCGTCGCCCGTGGGCGCAGGGGGGGAGTTGGTCGGCTGATGCGCTGCAGCCAGCGCGGCGGCAATCACCGCCGATAGCTCGGCCGCAGTGCGACGCGCACGTTCCCCTTCCCCTTGCACCTGCACGTTGACGACCAGCGGTTGATCGTTGACCTCGATGCGAAGTTCTACCTTCAGAACGTCGGGCAACGGCGACATGCGAAGAATATAGCACCGCCCTGACGCGCGGCGCAGTGTAAGATGATACGGTTCAACAACGTGGAATGACACTGCCGGCCGCCTTACGGAGGGCATTTCGCTGCAGGGGCGAGGCAAGGGGAGGCGCAGGAATAGCCTGCGCCTCCCCTGCGCGTTGCGCCCGCCCCTCGTCAGAAATACACCCCCCGCCTACCCTTCTGCGCCCACCACGCGCGTGCCGCAGAAGAAGCGGAAGGTCTCGATCGTGCCTTCTTCGGCGAAGCCACTCCAGCCCCAAGCCGGCCGCGGAGCAAACAGGTTTAGGCTGAGCATGCTGCTGCCGTTCACCTTCACCCCGCCGGCATGGATGCGCCGCCCCAAGGCCAACCCGCGCGCCTCGTCGCGGGTGAACACATAGGCTTCCAGGCCGTAGGGCGTACCGTTCGCCAGCCGCAGCGCTTCGTCTTCGGTGGCGAAAGTGTGGACGGTGGCGACCGGGCCAAAGATCTCCTCGGTCGCGTCCTCGGCGCGCACACCGGTCACCAGCGTCGGCGCCAGGAAGTGGCCGGAGAGGTCGGGCAGCGGTGTGCTGTGATGGGCCTGCCCACCCCGCTCAATTAGCGCTTGGAGCTGCGCCTCGACCTTCGCCTTGTGACGCGAGTGAATCAGCGGCCCCATGTCGCTTTCCGGCGAGAGCGAATCGCCCAAGCGGACGCGGCGGAGTCGGTCGAGCGCCCGGGCCAGCAGATCGTTGACGATGCGCTCGTGGACAATCAAGCGCCCCAGCGCGCGGCACCACTGGCCATTCAGCGAGATGAGCAGATTCACGACGCCCTGAGCAGCCAAGTCCAAATCGGCGTCTTCCAACACCACCATCGGGTTGTTCCCGCCCAGCTCAAGTTGCGCGGGCTTAAAGTCCTCGGCGCAAGCGTGCGCGATGGCTCGCCCGCCGGCGACGCCGCCGGTGTAGCTCACCGCACGGATGCGCCGGTCCTTGACCAAGGTGCCGCCCACGGCCGGCCCGCCATGCACCACCTGGAATACGCCAGGCGGCAACCGGGCGGCCTGGGCCGCCTCAACGAACACGTCGCAGCCATGCGGCGCCCATTCGCTTGGCTTGAGGATGGTTGGGCATCCGGCGGCAAGCGCGTTGGCGACTTTGTGCGCAGCCATCGGCGCAGGCGCGTTCCACGGCACCAACGCCAGCGCCGGCCCCCATGGCAAACGGTGGATCTCGACTGTATGCCCGTTCGGGCCCTCCATGAAGCCGGTCGCGCCCGTGGTTTTCATCTGTTCGATGGCCAGCAGCCACGCGCCGGTCGTAATGACGCCGAGCATGGTGGTCAGGCGAATCACGGCACCGGTGGTGAGCGCCTCAAGCTCGGCGATGCGCGCTTTGCGCTTTTCCAGCTCGGCGCTCATCGCGGCCAGATAGCCGGCGCGCTCATCGGCCGGCAAGCGCGCCCAACTGCCCGCCTGATGCACACGCCACGCAGCAGCCAGCGCGCGCTCAAGCTGAGCCGCGCTGGTCGCCATCTGCGCTTGCAGGCGTTCGCCGGTGTTGGGATCTTCGAGCCAGGCGCCCAGCGTCACTTCCGGCGCGCTGGTCTGGCCATCAATCAGATCAACCAGGGGTGGAAGTTGTCTCATCGCTTCACGTCCAGTCCGCGGTACCCGCTTCCCTCGACGATCATCCGGGCCACTTCCAAGCGGCCGCGCTCGGCGGGAAAGGCCTGCACCAGCCCCATACTCAAGTCGCGCAACGCCCGGGCCACCACGCCGCTGTTGGCGCTGCCGCTGGTGCCGCTCGCTTTGAAGGCGTTTACGGCCACGCGGAAAGCCGCCTCGCACACTTGCCCCTTGCACATGCGCCACTGCCTGGCGACTTCGGCTTTCGGCTTGAGCGGCGGTTCGGCTGTCTCCAGCTCCAACTGCCGGCGCAACCATAGGTAGCCGGTCTCGAGGTCCACCGCCATGTGGCTGATGAGTTCCTGGTGCATCGGGCTGGTGGCGATGCTGCGGCCGGTGTCCTGGAATTTGAAGTCAAGCAACGCCTGGATAGTGTGGTCGTAGCAAGCCTGTGCAATCCCCAGATAGACCGCCGCGATGGCGACTTGGTTGCCCACCCAAGTGCCGCGCGACATCTGCGTAGCGCGGGCAAACGCGCCAGGGATGGTCAACGCCTCATCCGACGGCACGAACACCTCCTTGAGGACGATGCCATCGGTGGCGGTGGCGCGCATGCCGATGGGCTGCCACGGCGCGCGCGGCGACACGCCCTCGGCGTCGCGCGGGACGAAGAACAGCGCCAAGCCGTCCACGTCGGCGCTGCCGGCCAACTTCGCCGTGACCAGGTATTCGTCGGCCACGCCGGTGGCGCAACCGAACGACTTGACGCCGTTCAGCCGCCAGCCGCCCGCTACCGGCGTCGCCTCGGTCGAAATGGTGACGTTGGCGCCTTCGGTCTTGCCGCTCTCGCTAGCGAAATTGGCCAGCCACATGCGCTGCTCGCCCATCTTGCGCAGCAGCTTTTCGGCAAACGCGCGCACCACCGGCACCTCTTCAGGCGTGTATAGGCCGGCTTCGATGGCCTCCAGCGGCAACAACCCGCGCGAGGCGCTGGTGCAGTGAAAGAAATAGGCCAGCGCGGTCGAGGGGCAGGCCGTGCCCATGGCGAAGGTAGCGGCGCACAGGTCGCGCAGCGTGCCGCCCAACCCGCCGTAACGCTCCGGCACGATCAGGCCGAGCAAGCCGGCGTCGCGAATCGCGCGCAGGTTATCCATTTGGAAGCGCGCCTCGCGGTCGGCCTGCTCGGCATTGGCGCGCAGCACCGGCAACACCTGCTCCACGCGGCGCGCGTGCTCGCGTTCGCGTTCGGTCATGCGCTCGACCAACCGCGCACCGGTCAAGCGATCCGATGTGTCAGCCATAGGCGGAATGGCTATGCAGTCGCAGCGGTCGAAGCGCGCAGGCGAGCCGCCTGGGGAATGCGGCCATCCATAGCGATCAACGTCGCGACGAGCGCCGCGCTTAAGAACACCTCACCCAGGTTAGCCACCGTGATCGCGCGCGCGCCGGCGCCGGCCAAGACGAGCACAGCCAACGCGCCTACAAACAGCCAGGGCCAGCGCGCGCGAACCCACACCATCACACCCACCCCCACCAGCACGATCATCGCGGTGAACGACGGCAGGGGCGGGCCTTTCAGCAGCGAGAAGGCGTTGGAGTAGCGCAGCGTGTCCTGAAAGCGCGCCGGCTCCAGCCGTAGGTTGATCACATCCACATACGCGCTATAGGCCACCAGCGCTGTAGCCAGGATGCAAAACGCCGCATGCATCCCCCTGCCCTGCGACCAGCGCAGGTCGGCGCGCCGCGCCACGCCGCAAGCAAAGATGATCAGCAGCGGCGTGAGCAGAGAGTGAAAGATGTAGCGCGGGATGTTGACCCCCTTCAACCCTTCGCCCTCGCCCAGCCAGGCCCCGGCGGCGATGGCGAAATTGTCGTACACCAGCGCAGCGACCACCGAGATAGCGATCAGACCGTACGACGAACGATGGGCCAGCCAATGCCGCGCGCCAACGACGGCCAGCGCAAGTTGCGCCGCGCCAAACACGATGTGGATGAGTGTGAACATGTTTTCCTCCTGTTTACATGGGCCGCCGGACATACCGACCAACCGGCTGCCCGACGATCCGACCCTCACTGAACACATGCTGGCCGCGCACGAAGGTATGCTTCACGCGGCCCCGCACCCGAATCCCCTCGAACGGCGTATAACCCTGCGCCGAGAACGAATCGGCGGCACGAATCGTCCATGCCTCATTTGGATCGAGCAGCGCAATATCCGCATCAAAGCCCGCGGCGACGTCGCCCTTGCGCAATAGGCCGAAGCGACGCGATGGATTCCAACTCACCAACGCAGCCACGCGGTTCGGCGAGAGGCCGCGTTTCGTCCCCTCGCTGAAGATGCCCGGCAGCAAGTATTCGGTGCCGCCGAAACCGGCTTTGGCCTTCCAGACGTCGTCGGGATCGGCCGGGTCCACCTTCATCGCGCACGGGCAGTTGGCGTGATCGGTCACCAGCCAGTGGATGGCGCCGTTCAGCACGTGCGCCCACAGACACTCCACATCTTCGCGCGAGCGCAGGGGCGGGTTGACCTTGCCCCACACGCCGCATGGCGCGCAATCGTCTAGGAGCAGATGGCCGGCGGTCGCCTCCAGGCCAAACGTCACCTCGGGATAGCTATCGCGGACGCGCAGCGCGGCCTCCATGGCCTGACGCGACGTGATGTGCAAAATGTTGACCTGGCTCAAGCCGGCGGCGTGGGCCAGGGCGCCCACGATGCCGATGGCGACGGCCTCACTGTGCGGCGGCCGGGCGGCGCTGTATTGCTGCAGAGGGGGGCGACGCCGCATATCGGCGTCGCGTTGGACGCGGGCCTCATACGCGCGCAGCAGCTCCGGCGTCTCGCAGTGAAAGCTGACCTGGATGTAAGGCGCCCATTGAGGATACGCACGCTGCAAGCGGGCCGCCTCGCGACAAATGAAATCGAAATGGGCCAGGTCGTAATGGTCGCCTTCGCCGAGCATGAGCCACTGGGCCTGCGCATCGCTGCGGCCGTGTAGGCCATGCAGGCCATAGAACATGAACACCTCGCCGAAGTTGGGCGCGCCGCCCTCGCACAGCATATATTCCATCTCGGCGATCTGCCGCCCCTCGATGGGCGACATGTGATAGCCATAGTCGGTGTAGTAGCGTCCTTCGCTTTGGCGCAGCAGCTCCGGGTAAAACTCGCGCCACGACCCGCCGCGATTCAGGTAGAGGCTGCCGGTGCGCGCATAGGTGATCAACGTGGTCACGCCGCCGCTGACGGCGGCCGCCGATTCGGTGAGCGCGTCCTCGTGGGGCGGGACATAGATGCCGATGTGGGTATGCGCGTCAATGGCCCCAGGGAAGGCCAGCAAACCGGCCGCGTCGAAGGTCTGCGCAGCCTCCGCGGCAAGGGTCGGCGCCAGCGCGGCGATCCGGCCGTCGGCGATGCCGATGTCCATGGGCTGGATGTCGGTCGCGTTGGGGCGAACCACGCGCGCATTCTTGATGATCAAATCGAGCTGTGCCATGCTGCTTTGCTCCATGCGGCCGTGATCATTCACAACCGCCTATCACGCCCGCGCGTTTCAATTGCGCGATCTCGGCATCGGTATATCCCAGCGCACGCAGCACCTCGGCGCTGTGTTCGCCGACCCTGGGCGGTTGCCGGCGCAGCTCCAGCCGGCCACTGCTGAAAGCCAGCGGCAGCGCCGGCAGGTTGCAGCTCACCGCTTCGCCGACCTGCACGCGCCACAATGCGCCGGCCGCCAGCAGATGCGGGTCTTCGAGCAAATCTTCGGGGCGTGCGACCGGCGCGAACGGGATCTCCGCGCGCTCACAGCCAGCCAGCACCTCGGATGTGCTCATCTGCTTGAACATGGCGGTCAGATCGGCGGTCAAGCGCTCGAAGGCGTGATAACGCTGGTTGTTGGTAGCCAGCGATTCGTCGGCCAGCAGGTCGGGGCGGTTGAAGACTTCGCAGAAGCGCTGCCAGTGCTTGTCGCTGGTGACGCCGACGAAGACGAGGTCGCCATCGCGCGTCTCGAAGGGTTGGTAGATGGCCCACGAGCGGGGCTTGCCCGGCATGGGCGGGATGGGCTCGCCGAGGAGGGGCTGATACACCATGTGCTGACCGACAAGATAAGCCGCCGACTCGAACAGGCCGCCGCGCACGAGTTGCCCGCGTCCGGTGCGGTCGCGCTCGCGCAATGCGGCCAACACCCCTAACGCGCTGAACGCGCCGGCCAGGACATCCACCACCGAGACGCCCGCCCGCAGGGGTTGGCCCACCGGCCCGGTCATGTAGGCGATGCCGCTCTGCATCTGCACCACCTCGTCCAACGCCACGCGCTTCTCGTAGGGGCCGGGCAAATAGCCCTTGAGCGCGCAGTAAATCAGGCGCGGGTTAAGCTGCGATAGCGTCTCGTAGCCCAGCCCCAGGCGGTCCATCGTCCCCGGGGCGTAGTTCTCCAGCAACACGTCGGCCTGCTCGGCCAATTTCAGCACAATCGCCCGGCCGGCGTCGCTCTTCAGGTTCAACGCCAGGCTCTTCTTGTTGCGATTGAACATGGGGAAGTAACCCACCCCAAAGCCTTTGAGCGCGCGCGTCGGATCGCCCTCGACCGGCTCGATTTTGAGCACGTCCATGCCGAGGTCCGCCAGGATCAGGCCGCAGGACGGGCCGAGGATGGCATGGCTGAATTCGATGACCTTGAGATTTGCGAAGGATAAGAGAGACATAGTGCGTATTGAGTCTTCGGTCACACTTCACGGATCACGTAGTCCCCATGCTGCTTGAGGTAGTTGACCAGCCCGCCGGCGCGCAGGATGTCCACCATCACCGCCGGCATGGGCGCGGCGCGGAAGACGCGGCCGGTCGCGCAGTTGGTCACTTCGCCGCATTCCAGCGCGATGCGCACCATGTGGCCATTGGCGATGTCATGCGCCTCGGCCAGCTCAATCAGCGGCAGGCCGATGTTGATGGCGTTGCGATAGAAGATGCGCGCAAACGAACGGGCGACGACGCAGGCGACGCCGGCGGCCTTGATCGCCGCCGGCGCCTGCTCGCGCGAGGAACCGCAGCCGAAATTGTTGCCGAAAACCAGCACATCGCCAGGGCGCACGCGGCCGGCGAACGTCGGGTCGAGGTCTTCCAAGACGTGTCCGGCCAGTTCGCGCACGTCCAGCGTCTTGGTGTATTTGCCGGGGATGATCCGGTCGGTGTCTACGTCGTCCACGTCATAGACGTGGGCCAAGCCGAGTATCACATTCATAGGGTCGGCATTGCGTCAGTCGGCGCCGGAGCCGTCGGCGTCTCTGACATCAGCGGGAGACCGTTTGAGGCGTCGGGAACGACATCGGCGGGTTCGCAGATTTCGCCGGCCAGCACGCTGGCGGCCACTACAGCCGGCGAGGCGAGATAAATCTGCGCGCGCGGGTTGCCCATGCGCCCCTGAAAGTTGCGGTTGGTCGAGGAGATGACCACCTCGCCGTTGCCCGGCACGCCCTCGTGGGTGCCGACGCACGGGCCGCAGCCGGCGCCGATGAACGTCGCGCCGGCCTCGCTCAGCGCAGCGATTGTGCCATCGCGCAGCGCCGCATTGAAGACCGCGCGCGACGCCGGCGCAATTAGCAAACGCACGCCCGGCGCCAGCTTGCGGCCGCCCAGCACAGCCGCGGCCTGTTGGAGATCGTCCAGGCGCGCGTTGGTGCAACTGCCGATGAAGCCGGCGTTGATCTTGACGCCCTTAACCCGCGCAATCGGCACGACGTTGTCGGGCGAGTGCGGCAGCGCCACGTGCGGCGTCAGGCGCGACACATCGAAGCGCAGCGCGCGCGCGTAGGCCGCGCCGGGGTCGGCGTTGACCGGCGCGAAGTCGTACGGCAAGCGCAAGCCCGCCGGCACGGACGATGCCGGCCTTGGCGCCCATCTCGCTGGTCATGTTCGCCAGCGTCATGCGCTGGCTCAAGCGCAGCGGCTCAATCGCCTCGCCGGTGAACTCGACGCAGTGGTAGTTCGCGCCCTCCAGGCCGACGCGCCCGACCAGGAAGAGCGCCAGGTCTTTGGCGGTCACGCCGAGCGGCCATGCGCCGACCAGCTCGATGCGGATGCTGTGAGGCACCCGGAGCCAGGTCTTGCCGGTGAGCAAGATGCCCGCCAGATCGGTGGAGCCGACGCCGGCGCCGAATGCATTGAGCGCGCCGCAGGTCGGCGTGTGCGAGTCTGCGCCGAGGAACAGGTCGCCAGGTCGCACATGGCCGCGCTCGACCATGAGCTGATGGCAAATGCCCTCGCCGACATCGTAGCAATGGCAACCTTGGTCGCGCGCGAATTGACGCATCATCGCGTGCAGATTGGCGATGCGCTCATTGGGCGCGGGCGCAGCATGGTCGAGGACGAACGCCACACGACGCGCGTCCCACACGCGCCGCCCGCCCATCTCATGGAAAGCCTGAATGGCCAGCGGGGCGGTCGCATCGGTCGCCATCGCGCCGTCCACATGCACAATGGCGATCTCGCCGGCGCGCACGCGCTTCCGCGCCGCGCGCGAAAGGATCTTCTCGGCAATCGTTTGTTGGGTCATGGATCTGGGTCTCATAACATGCGTCCGCTTAGCGAGCGAGACGCGCGCGATGCACGAATCAACACGGCCGACTTACACCGATGAACAACTGAACAACATGCGGCGCGTGCCGGCAGCCGGGACATGGCTGGGCAGCGGCCGGCCAAGGAACTCCTGCATACGACGCGAGGCCTCGCGGACGATCTCAACATCCACGCCGGTCTCGATGCCCATCTCGTCGCACAGGTTCACCAAGTCCTCGGTGCTGATGTTGCCAGTGGCCACCTGAGTCGTCGGGCACCCCCCTAATCCGCCGAGCGACGACTCAAAGGTGGTCACACCGATGTCCATCGCCGCCAGCACGTTGGCCAACCCCAGGCCGCGCGTATCGTGCAGATGTAATGCAAAGGCGCAATCCGGCAGACGCGCGCGCAGCTCGCCCAGCAGTCGGCGGACGGTGCGCGGATTGGCCAAGCCCACCGTGTCGGCAATACAAATGTCGCGCAGGCCCAAGGTTGCATACGCCTCGGCCAGGGCGATGACGCGCGCTTCTGGCACTTCGCCCTCAAAGGGGCAGCCGAACGCCACGGAGACGGCCGGCTCGACGTGGATGCCGATCGGCGCGCACATCGCAACCACTTCGCGCAGCGCAGCCAGGGATTGGGCCACGCTCATGTTCATGTTCTTTTGGTTGTAGGTCTCGCTGGCACAAACCACGAAGCGCACCGCATCCACACCGGCAGCGACCGCGCGCTGCGCGCCCTTCACGTTTAGGATCAGCGCGCAGTAGCGCACGCCGGGGCGCCGCCGGATGCGCTGCATCACGGCGTCGCTGTCGGCCATCTGCGGAATGACTTTGGGATTGACGAAGGACGTGGCTTCGATAGCCGGCAAACCGGATGACGAGAGCAAATCAATGATCTCAACTTTGAGGTCGGTCGGGATGAACTCCCGCTCCATCTGAAACCCGTCGCGGGGGCCGACTTCCACTACGGTGACGCGCGTTGGGACGTTCATGGGATTAAAACGGTCGGGGCGTCTCGCCCAGCTCGATGCTCATCCATTTCAGCTCGGTGAAATGCTCGACGGAGTATTTGCCGCCGCTGCGCCCAATGCCGCTCATGCCGTAGCCGCCAATCGGCGCGAGCGCATCGCTCCAAAACGAGTGCGTGCCGACGTGAACCGAACCGGCGCGAATGCGCCGCGCTGCCGTGAGGCCGCGCTGCAGGTCGTTCGTGAGCACGCCGGCGCTCAAGCCGTATGCGCTGTCGTTGGCGAGGGCGATCGCCTCGTCCAGATCGGCAGCGCCGACGACGCTCACCACCGGCCCAAACGTCTCCTCGCACCAGGCCGGGCCAAGGCGGGGCGGCTCGAAGAGCACAGTCGGACGGTAGGTGTTGCCGTGATGGATGCTCCCGCCACACAGCAGCGTCGCGCCGCGCGCCAGGGCGTCTTGCACGTGCGCATGCACCTTTTGAACAGCGCGCGCATGGATCAGCGGGCCGTAGGCCGTGCGCGCGTCGCGCAGGTCGCCCAAGTGCAACTTTTCGGCCTTGCGCGCCAATGCCTCGGCGAACGACCGGGCGATGGGTTGCTCGACGATCACGCGCGCGCTGCTCATACAAATCTGGCCGGCGTGATAGAACGCGCCCACGGCGGCGACCTCAGCAGCCTGCGTCACATCCACATCGCGCAGCACCACCAGGGGATTTTTGCCGCCCAGTTCGAGCTGCAGGCGCTTCATATGCGGCGCCGCCAGCGCGGCGATGCGCGCGCCGACGGCGGTGGAGCCGGTGAAGGCAACGCCGCGCACGGCGGGGTGTTTCACCAACGGCGCGCCGCATTCTTCGCCATAGCCGGTGATCACGTTGAAGACACCCGCCGGCAGGCCGGCCTCGTGCAACACGCGCGCCAGCTCGATCGCCACCAGCGGCGTCTCCTCGCTGGGCTTGGCGACGACCGTGTTGCCGGCGGCCAGCGGGAAGGCGATCATCTTCACCAGCAGCGCCAACGGCGCGTTGAACGGGGAGATGACGGCCACGACGCCCAGCGGTTCGCGCACCACCAACGACAGACGATGCGGGCGATCGTTGGGGAAGGTGTCGCCGTAGAGGCGGCGCGCTTCGCCGGCGGCGGCGCGCAGCAAAGCCACGCTGTATTGCACTTCGTAACGCGCCTTGGTGATCGTCGAGCCGCCCTCATCAATCACCAGGTCGAGCCAGCGCGGCGCAGCCATCTCGACGGCATCGGCGCAGCGCAGCAGGATGCGCTCGCGCTCGCCGGGAGGCAACCCGGCCCAAGCTGCGAACGCCGCGCGCGCGGCCTCAACCGCCGCGTTCACATCGTCCAAGCCGGCGCGGGCGGCATAGCCCAGCACGTCGCCGCTCTCCGGCGCGACGCTGGGGAATGCCTCGCCCGTCCTTGCGGCGACTTCGCAGCCGCCGATGAACAGCCCGTAGCGACTCATGGGGGACTACTGCTCCGTCCAATGCAAGACGCCAAACATGACGTAGGCCAGCCGATTGCTCTGATGCACCATCCACACGTTAGCCAACGTGTAACGCTCATCCACCAGAAACTCGCGCCCCTCAATCCGCAGCGGCGCGCCGGCGAAATGCTGCGAGATGAAAAGCGCGCGCCCATAAGCCAGCCCGCTGCCGAACACGTCGGGGCCGTGAAAGGTGTGCCGGTTGACCTCGCGGGCGCGATGGAAGGTATAACGCCGGCTCAGGCCGGTCTCGACCGGCGCCTCGACCTCGACCGTCTGCGCGGCCGTCAGCAGGCTGGTGGGCGCGTATGCGATGCGCACGTGGGCCTCGCCGGCGCGCGTCTGATCGGCGCGATAGACGTGCATGTTCCCCTCAAACGTGCCGCTGCGCTTGGCGGGCAGCACATGCGGTTGCGGGCCGTTGATGCGCTCGCGCTCGCAAAATGCGTCTATCTCGGCGCGCGTGGCCGGGTTGGTGTGGTAATCATGCGCCACCCGATACAGCCCGTTGAAGACGTATTTGAGCGTCGGCCCTTCGTAGAGCAACGAGGAATACACTTGTGTCTGCCCATCGTCCAGCACCCAGTTCAGCGTATTCAGGTCGCAGCACCAAAATGGGGAGTAGTAGCGCGAGTTGACCAAGCCGCCATACGGCTGGCCGCTGCCGTAGAAATCCGGCCCCAGGTAAACGCGATCCCGGTCGCCGTCGCTCACGCCGAACTTGAAGCCGTCGGGCGTCGCCAGGCGATGGAAGTCCACCGACGGCAAATCGTGGAAGCGCGTGTGCATGATGTAAGTCGTCGCGCCGGTCGCCGGATCGAAGATGCTTTGGCGATCCACCTTGTTGTAACCCAGATGATTGCCTTCGCGGTCGAACGTGCTCGGATAACCGTGCCACTCACCGCTGATGCGCTTTTGGAACTCGCTGGGCTGAGACATGGGCAGCAATGGCGTCGTCAGGATTCGACTTGTGGGTTGCGCAGCACTTCGATGAGCCGCAGGTTCATCGCTCTGCCGAGCAACCGTTCGATCTGGCTCCATACCGGATCCACTTCGTAGCTGAAGATGGCGTGACGATTTGCGCGGTCACGTTCGGCCAACTGCGCCGGCGTCATGGCGATCGGCGCGCGAATGCCGTTTTCGACCAAGCGAAACCAGTGGCGCAGGTACGCCTCGATGTGCGGCGCGCATTGGGCGTAGGCTTCCTCCGTCGCGCGGTAGGCCAACATCCACGGCGACATCAGGGCATACTGCCGCGGCGAGAGGCTGGCCGGCATCAACCCTGCGATTTGCTTCGCCTGATCGAAGCTCGCCGTCAGCGGCATGAAGACTTCATTCATATAAGCCAGATTCGCCCCCAAGTCCACGCGGGGGACCAGGTCCAGATGAAAGGCGAAGCTCGGCCCGGCCAGCACGCTATCCAGCGTGAAATGCGGCACGGCGCTTTCCGGCGGCGTGAAGGCGAAGAACATGTGCGAGTCCAGCCCGATAGGCGGCACGGTGATGCCGATGTAGACCACCTTGCGCACGCGCTCCGAACCAGCGGCGGCGATTTCCGGCGGCGAGGCAAACAGTCGGCACGCGCCGACCGGCTGCGGCGCCATCGGGCTGGTCAGCGCGATGAACGGATCGCCGATCTCGCGCAGGGCGAACCGCCGGACGATCTTGTCCAGCGTCTCATGGCTTAGTCGTTGGGCGAGTGACATCGGTGTTTGCACGTTCGTCGGTGTTAGGCGTCGCGCGGCTGGATGGTGGGCGCTTCCTTCATCACCCACGCCGCGGCCAGTTCGGGCACCTCGCGCCGCGCCGGCGAGGGAATGACGACTGCTTTGATGTTGGCGTATTCCGCCTGAATGAGGTGCGCGTCTATGCCCCAGCCGCGGGCGATGGCTTCATCGCGCAGTCGGCGGAAGGTACAAAAGAGGAGCGTTTCCGGCGCAGGCTGACCTTCCACCTCAGGGCGCAGCCGCTCCAGTGCCGCCATCACGCGCCGGCGCGCGACTTCAGCGTTGGTCTGACTTGACCGCCGCGCCACCATCCAACGGGTGGTGGTCGTCTCAGGG is a genomic window containing:
- a CDS encoding hypothetical protein (possible pseudo, frameshifted), with the protein product MALPHSPDNVVPIARVKGVKINAGFIGSCTNARLDDLQQAAAVLGGRKLAPGVRLLIAPASRAVFNAALRDGTIAALSEAGATFIGAGCGPCVGTHEGVPGNGEVVISSTNRNFQGRMGNPRAQIYLASPAVVAASVLAGEICEPADVVPDASNGLPLMSETPTAPAPTDAMPTL
- a CDS encoding butyryl-CoA dehydrogenase encodes the protein MADTSDRLTGARLVERMTEREREHARRVEQVLPVLRANAEQADREARFQMDNLRAIRDAGLLGLIVPERYGGLGGTLRDLCAATFAMGTACPSTALAYFFHCTSASRGLLPLEAIEAGLYTPEEVPVVRAFAEKLLRKMGEQRMWLANFASESGKTEGANVTISTEATPVAGGWRLNGVKSFGCATGVADEYLVTAKLAGSADVDGLALFFVPRDAEGVSPRAPWQPIGMRATATDGIVLKEVFVPSDEALTIPGAFARATQMSRGTWVGNQVAIAAVYLGIAQACYDHTIQALLDFKFQDTGRSIATSPMHQELISHMAVDLETGYLWLRRQLELETAEPPLKPKAEVARQWRMCKGQVCEAAFRVAVNAFKASGTSGSANSGVVARALRDLSMGLVQAFPAERGRLEVARMIVEGSGYRGLDVKR
- a CDS encoding hypothetical protein (possible pseudo, frameshifted): MTQQTIAEKILSRAARKRVRAGEIAIVHVDGAMATDATAPLAIQAFHEMGGRRVWDARRVAFVLDHAAPAPNERIANLHAMMRQFARDQGCHCYDVGEGICHQLMVERGHVRPGDLFLGADSHTPTCGALNAFGAGVGSTDLAGILLTGKTWLRVPHSIRIELVGAWPLGVTAKDLALFLVGRVGLEGANYHCVEFTGEAIEPLRLSQRMTLANMTSEMGAKAGIVRAGGLALAVRLRAGQRRPRRGLRARAALRCVAPDAARGAAALARQRRADCAG
- a CDS encoding hydroxymethylglutaryl-CoA lyase; protein product: MNVPTRVTVVEVGPRDGFQMEREFIPTDLKVEIIDLLSSSGLPAIEATSFVNPKVIPQMADSDAVMQRIRRRPGVRYCALILNVKGAQRAVAAGVDAVRFVVCASETYNQKNMNMSVAQSLAALREVVAMCAPIGIHVEPAVSVAFGCPFEGEVPEARVIALAEAYATLGLRDICIADTVGLANPRTVRRLLGELRARLPDCAFALHLHDTRGLGLANVLAAMDIGVTTFESSLGGLGGCPTTQVATGNISTEDLVNLCDEMGIETGVDVEIVREASRRMQEFLGRPLPSHVPAAGTRRMLFSCSSV
- a CDS encoding 3-isopropylmalate dehydratase small subunit; its protein translation is MNVILGLAHVYDVDDVDTDRIIPGKYTKTLDVRELAGHVLEDLDPTFAGRVRPGDVLVFGNNFGCGSSREQAPAAIKAAGVACVVARSFARIFYRNAINIGLPLIELAEAHDIANGHMVRIALECGEVTNCATGRVFRAAPMPAVMVDILRAGGLVNYLKQHGDYVIREV
- a CDS encoding dihydropyrimidinase; its protein translation is MAQLDLIIKNARVVRPNATDIQPMDIGIADGRIAALAPTLAAEAAQTFDAAGLLAFPGAIDAHTHIGIYVPPHEDALTESAAAVSGGVTTLITYARTGSLYLNRGGSWREFYPELLRQSEGRYYTDYGYHMSPIEGRQIAEMEYMLCEGGAPNFGEVFMFYGLHGLHGRSDAQAQWLMLGEGDHYDLAHFDFICREAARLQRAYPQWAPYIQVSFHCETPELLRAYEARVQRDADMRRRPPLQQYSAARPPHSEAVAIGIVGALAHAAGLSQVNILHITSRQAMEAALRVRDSYPEVTFGLEATAGHLLLDDCAPCGVWGKVNPPLRSREDVECLWAHVLNGAIHWLVTDHANCPCAMKVDPADPDDVWKAKAGFGGTEYLLPGIFSEGTKRGLSPNRVAALVSWNPSRRFGLLRKGDVAAGFDADIALLDPNEAWTIRAADSFSAQGYTPFEGIRVRGRVKHTFVRGQHVFSEGRIVGQPVGRYVRRPM
- a CDS encoding CoA transferase, whose amino-acid sequence is MSLLSFANLKVIEFSHAILGPSCGLILADLGMDVLKIEPVEGDPTRALKGFGVGYFPMFNRNKKSLALNLKSDAGRAIVLKLAEQADVLLENYAPGTMDRLGLGYETLSQLNPRLIYCALKGYLPGPYEKRVALDEVVQMQSGIAYMTGPVGQPLRAGVSVVDVLAGAFSALGVLAALRERDRTGRGQLVRGGLFESAAYLVGQHMVYQPLLGEPIPPMPGKPRSWAIYQPFETRDGDLVFVGVTSDKHWQRFCEVFNRPDLLADESLATNNQRYHAFERLTADLTAMFKQMSTSEVLAGCERAEIPFAPVARPEDLLEDPHLLAAGALWRVQVGEAVSCNLPALPLAFSSGRLELRRQPPRVGEHSAEVLRALGYTDAEIAQLKRAGVIGGCE